The DNA region AATTTGCTTCTACCATTTCTTTTTTAGCTCTTTTAGCCTTCGCTTCTCCAATAGACATTCGTTTATTAATATCTTTTACTTCCTTTATTGTTAAACCTGTTTCTTTTTCTATATTAGTTAATTTTTTTATACTTGTAAAAATTTTTTCTTCAACTTCTTGTAATTTTTCAGACCATGGTTGTTTTGAATTTTTTTCTTTAATAAACCAATCTATATTATTTTGATTTCCTAAAAAAATTTTCATAAAATTTTTTTTTGGCATATGACATTTTTCGATACATAATTTCATTATAATTTTTTCTTGTGTTCTTACTCTTTCCATCATATCGCGCATATTATTAACTAAATGATCAAATTGTTTAGGAACCAATCTAAATTGTTTAAAAATTTCTGAAAGATTATAAATTTCTAATAATGAATCTTTATGATTTCTATTTTTAATTTTAATTGTATTACTTGTATTAGTATATTGTTCTCGTAATGCAGAAAATTTTTCGTTTGCTAACTCTGGATCAATACTATTTTCTTCATCTTCTTCGTTGTCTTCATTTTCTTCATCTTCTTCGTTGTCTTCATCTTCTTCATCTTGATTATGAACTTCAGTATTAGTATCATCATCTAAAAGTTCAGATCTTAGATGAATATTGTTAGAAAGAGGTAAAATTTCTTCTGCATTAGGATCGACAAATCCTGTTACTATATCAGACAATCTTATTTGACCAGTTTTAATTCGATCATATTGTTCTAAAAGATAAGTAATAGCTTCTGGATATTCTGACACTGAAGATTGAACTTGATTAATTCCTTCTTCGATACGTTTTGCTATATCAATTTCACCTTCTCTTGTAAGTAATTCAACACTTCCCATTTCTCGCATATACATGCGAACAGGATCAGTTGTCCTACCTATCTCAGATTCAACACTTGATAAAACTTGTGTCACTGCTTCTACTGCATCTTCATCTGTATCTGTATTTATTTCGTTTAAAATTAAATCATCTGCATCAGGTGCTTCTTCGACGACTTGAATTCCCATATCATTAATCATCTGAATAATGTCATCGATTTGTTCGGAATCAATAATATCTTCTGGAAGATGATCATTAACTTCGGCATAGGTTAAATACCCTTGCTCCTTACCATGTGTAACAAGCAGCTTAAGTTGTGACTTTGGGTTTTGCTCCATAGGAAAATATCCAAATTCTGTTAATATAATGAATATTAATTGACTGTATCGTCAATAATGAATATATAGAATTATTGTAATTTTAAGGTGTACTATTCAGCTATTTTTTATTTTTTTATTAATAGACCAAATTTCTTTTTTTTCGTGTATTGTTAATCCGTTCGTTCTTTCTTTTGCGAGTAGATATTCCTGTCTTTTTTCAAGATTTTTTTTATATATACTTTTTAATAAATCTAAAAACATAGGTTGAATCTTATCTTCAACTATCATATGATCTAATGTTGATAGTGTTTTTAAAATATTAATTATTTTACTATCTCTATAAAATTCTAGTAATTGACCGGTATTAAATTTTGGATTTTCTAAACATGTTTTTAAGATTTCTAAAAAAATAGGAATTCCTTTTATTTTTGAATGTTTAAATTTATTTATAGAAGTTACTAAATTTGATAAATTAGGGTTTTGAACAAGTAAAGCTATAAGAGTTTGCATTTGAGTTTGTTTACTTTTATATTGTAAAACTTTATTATTGTTCTTTTTTTGGTGCAAAAATTTTTCAAATTGGTAATCATCTAAAATTCCTATTATTCGTGCTAATATTTGTCTTAAATAAATTCGTATTGTATCACTAGATATACAATTTATTAAAGGTAAAGCACGCACACTTAAATAAAATTTATCATCATTAGATGATAAATCAATTCCTTTTAAAATATTTTTAAAAAAAAATTTAGACATTGTAAGAGCGTTTTGAATACGTATTTGAAAATTTTCAGCTCCTTCTTTTTTAATAATAGTATCCGGGTCTTCATTTTCAGGTAATATGATAAATTTTACGGTTTTTTTATCAGATATATATGGTAATGTAATTTTTAAAGTTCTCCAAGCAGCATTTTTACCTGCGTTATCACCATCATAACAGTATATAACTGTATCAGTATTTCGAAAAAGTATTTTTACTTGCTCTTTTGTAATTGACGTTCCTAAAGATGAAACTACATAATCAATTTTATTTTGTGTTAATATAATAACATCAATATATCCTTCTACAACTAATAGATATTTTGGTTTTGAGTTTTTCTTTTTTACTTGGTACAATCCATAAATTTGTTCACTTTTATAAAAAATATTTGTTTCAGTTGAGTTGATATATTTTGGCGAAATATTTTTGATTGTTCTACCTCCAAACCCTACAGTTCTTCCGTATTTATCATGTATAGGAAATATTATTCTTCCTTGAAAAGAATCGTATATTTGATTATTTTTATTAATAGAAATAATTTTATAATCTAATAATTCTTTCTCAAATTCTTTTTTTATATTCAGTTTTTTAGAAAATAAATCCCATGTAAAACTTGAAAATCCAATATAAAAATATTTCATCATATTTTTACTAATTCCTCTTTGAATTAAATATTCACAAGCAGAATTAGTTAATATTACGTTTTTTTGATATAACTTAGATATTTGATCTGTTAATAAATATAACTTTTGTTTTTTAAAATAGTCATTTTTTTCAGATATTATATTTTTTTCAAATGGAATTAACAGTCCATGTATTAAAGCAAGTTCTTCAATACTCTCTATAAAAGTTAAATTTTCATAGTTTATTAAAAAATCAATTGCATTTCCATGGATGTTACATCCAAAACAATAATAAAATTGTTTTTCAAAACTTACTGTAAACGATGGTGTTTTATCGTGGTGAAAAGGGCAATTAGTTTGATAATTTCTACCTTTTTTTTTTAATTTTATTCGAGTGTTAATAAGATCAACAATATTAGTTCGATATAATAAATCATTAATAAAATATTTAGGTATTTTTCCAGACATAGATTTTTTAGTATAATCCCGTTCTTTTAAAAGAACGGTTTTTTTTTTAAAATGTTTTTATATATTTTAATACATACGGATTCGTTTTGAGTTTTCTCGTGTAAGTTTTTTTGCTAAACGTTTTATAGCAGAAGCTTTAGCACGTTTTCTTTCAGTAGTAGGTTTTTCATAAAATTCTCTTCTACGTATTTCCGCTAAAATACCAGCTTTTTCACAAGATCTTTTAAAACGACGTAGTGCTACATCAAATGGTTCATTTTCTCGTACTTTTATTATTGGCATGTAATATTTACCTTAATTATTTAATTTATATTGTATATTATAATTGTATAATTTAAATTTATTCTCTAATTTTTAATAGTATTTTTTAATTATTACAGAATGAATCCTATCTCAATTAATATTATGTTGTAAAGTATCATTATTTAAATATGGTTATTTTTTGATTAAATTTAATTTTATTTATAATTATTTAACTTTAGATAAATAGGTATTAAAATGAAAGTATTAGGTATTGAAACATCTTGTGATGATACTGGAATTGCTGTTTATGATAATATTCAAGGTTTATTAATCAATGAATTATATAATCAAAAAAGACTACATGCTAATTATGGTGGAATTGTACCGGAGTTAGCATCCCGTGAACATGCTAATAAAATAATTTTTTTGATAGATAAAATTTTTAAAAAAATAAATGTAAAGAAGGAAATTGATCTTATTGCATATACTGCGGGGCCTGGTTTATCTGGTTCTTTATTGGTTGGAGCTACGTTTGCATGTTCTTTAGGTTTTTCTTTAAATATTCCAGTATTAGCTGTTAATCATATGGAAGCTCATTTATTATCTCCAATGTTAGAGTATAAGTCAATGAAATTTCCATTTATTGGATTATTAGTATCTGGCAAACATACTCAAATTATTGCAGCTTATAAATTGGGAAAATATAAAATTCTTGGGACCTCCTTAGATGACGCTGCAGGTGAAGCTTTTGATAAAACAGCAAAATTATTAGGTTTAAAATATCCAAATGGTAAAGAATTATCTAATTTAGCAAAAAAAGGTGTCAAGAGTAATTTGTATTTTCCTCGTCCTATGAAAAATCATTCTAATCTACATTTTAGTTTTTCAGGTTTAAAAACATTTGCTTCAAATATTATTAAAAATAACATTTTAAATTTTCAACAAAAAGCAAATATTGCAAAAGCTTTTGAAGATGCAGTTATTGATATATTATTGATTAAAACTAAAAAAGCTTTACTTCAACAAGGATGGAATAATTTAGTAATAGCTGGAGGTGTTAGTGCAAATAAATTATTACGTAAGAAATCAAAGATTATGATGAAAGAAGTATTTAATGGTAATACATTTTATTCATCCCCTCAATTATGTACAGATAATGGTGCAATGATTGCTCATTTAGGATCTTTACATTATAATAAAACAAATATTTCTTCTTTAGAGATTGTAATAAAACCAAAGTGGTCTTTAGATAATTTATCGTTATCTTATAATAATTAGAATTTGTATATAAATTTATTTTTTTTTGTGATTTTTATGCATGTATAAAAGTAAATCTTTTATAGTTAATATCGTCATATTTTTTGCTTTTGAAAATTTAATAATTTCAGGTGTTCGAGACATTGATCCGTCTTTATTAGTTAATTCGCAGATTACTCCAGCTGGTTTAAAACCAGCAAGGGATACTATTTCAATAGCTGCTTCTGTATGGCCAGCTCGTGCTAAAATTCCACCTGTATTACCTCTTAAAGGAAATACATGACCTGGCCGATTTAAATCACTTGGTTTAGCATTATCTGCTATAGCTGTTTTTATTGTTTTGAGTCTGTCTTTAGCTGAAACACCAGTAGAAATACCTTTAGCAGCCTCTATTGTAACTGTGAATCCTGTTCGATATGTACTTGTATTATTTTGAACCATCATAGGTAAATTTAATTTTTTACGTTTAGATTCTGTGATGCATAAACATACAATACCACTACCATAACGAATTGCTAAAGCCATTTGTTCTACTGTCATTTTTTCACATGAAAATACAAGATCTCCTTCATTTTCTCTATTTTCATCATCTAGTATAATAATACCTTGTCCAGATTTTAAAGCTAATATTCCTTTTTCTACACGTTGTATAGGGTTTCCAAATTCATAAAGTAGTTTTTGATTCATTTTGAAAACCTTATTAAATTAAACTATTAAACGAATAATATTTAAAATTTTTTATATATGAAGCATAATTTAAAGACATATAATTGTCGTATATTATAACTTGAATAAAAATCAAGAGCAATCTAGAACTACATGATTATAAAAGATTTATATACTTTTATATCTAAGTATTAAATATGATATTTAGATATAAAATTTATTTTTTTATGTAAATAATATAAATATTTATTTAAAAATATTTTTAATTACATATTTAATACCGTATTTAATTCGTTTATATTTAGAGTTTCTGTTCCTATTTTTTGTATTACTATACTTGCTCCGATATTAGCGTAAAAACATGATTCTTCTAATGAATAACCTGTAGCCAAAGAAGCAGCAATAATAGAAATAACTGTATCACCTGCACCTGTTACATCTGATGCTATTTTAGATATTGCTGGAAAATGTATTGGTTTTTTTTCAGGTTGAAATAATGTCATACCATTTTTAGATCGAGTTACTAATAACGCTGATAGATCTAATTCAGATACTAATTTTATTCCTCTTTTTAATATTTGTTTTTCTTCATAACATTTTCCTACTATTTGCTCGAATTCAAAAAGATTAGGTGTTAATAAACTGGCTCCAGAATATTTTTTAAAATCTACTCCTTTTGGATCTATAAGCGTATGAATAGACATTTTTTTTGCGAGATTAATAATTTTTTTAATGTGCAATAGTGTTCCTTTTGCATAATCTGAAAGAACTAAAACTTTATAATTCTTTAACGAATTAATAATTTTTTCATGTAATAAATTAAAATTATTAAATATATATTGTTCTTGGAAATCTAATCGCATTAGTTGGTTTTTTTCCGATATAATTCTAATTTTTGTAATTGTTTTAGTATTTTTAATAATTATCAAATCGGAATAAATTTTTATATGTTTAAGAAGTTTATCTAATATTATTCCCTCATTATCTTCACCAATTAAGCCAATTATTTTACATTGACCACCTATTTCTGCAATATTTTTAGCTACATTACCCGCTCCACCGGGTTGATTTTTAATTTTTTTAATTAATGCAACTGGCATTGATTGTTCGGATAGCATATAGTAATTTTTACTATACCAATAACAATCTAATATTAAATCTCCTACTACGAGAACAAGTGCATTATTAAAATCAATGATTTCTTTTTTCATTAAGAATACCCTAAGATGTTATTAAAATAATTATTATATTTTTTTATATATTAATATTACCTTTAAAAATATCACAACATTTAATTATTACAAATAATCTTAAAACATTTAAGTATTCTATATTTTTCATTTAAAATAAAACTTTATTTTTTTATCTTGAGAAAATTTTTATGAAAATATACTTAGTTGGTGGTGCTGTACGTGATAAATTATTAAATTTACCTATTAAAGATAGAGATTGGGTAGTAGTCGGAGCTACTAAAGAAATATTATTAAAGAAAAATTTTCAACAAGTTGGTAAAGATTTTCCGGTATTTTTGCATCCAGATACACATGAAGAATACGCTTTGGCAAGAAAAGAAAGAAAATTCGGAAAAGGTTATACTAATTTCTGCACTAATTTCAGTTCTAACATAACGTTAGAAGAAGATTTAGTTAGGCGTGATTTAACAATTAATGCTATTGCTCAAGATAAATTTGGTAATTATATTGACCCGTATCAAGGTAAAATAGATTTAGAAAATCGTTTATTACGTCATGTTTCGGAATCTTTTATTGAAGATCCATTACGTGTTTTGCGAACTGCACGATTTGCAGCTAAATTAATGCATTTAGGATTTCGTGTTGCTAAAGAAACTATGCTTTTAATGTGTGAAATCGTCAATAAAAAAGAGCTATTATATTTAACTATAAATAGAATTTGGAATGAAACTGAAAAAGCATTTAAAACCAAAAATCCACATGTTTATTTTCAAGTGCTTTACTCTTGTAAAGCACTTAATTTAATATTTCCAGAAATATATTTTTTGTATCAAAAAGAATTATTTTTTACAAATATTTTTAATTACTTAAATAATTATTTTTTATCAACAGGTTTATCTAAGATATCTATTTTAACTAAAGATATTTCTATACGTTTTGCTTATTTATTTCAGTTTGTTTCTTTAAATATAAATTATATATCTAATACAAAATTGTATGATAAAACTTCTGCATCTATTGTAAAAAGTTTTTGTAATCGTCTTAATGTTCCTATACATATCAAGGAAATAGTGATACTAAGTGCTGGTTTTTATAATTTTTTACATGCAATAAACTATCAATCTTCTGAGGATATTATTAGTTTTTTTTCTAAGATAGATGCCTGGAGAAAACCAGATCGTATTGAGAAATTTGCATTTTTAACTGATTTTAATTTTTTTAATAATAAATTAAGTAATATTTCTAATATTAGTTTAGCACCTGGTTTATTTTTAAAAAAATCATTTTATGTTATACAAAATATATCTATTAAATCAATTTTAAAGAAAGGTTTTATAGGAAATCAAATAAAATATGAATTAAATCGATTGAGAATTAAAAAATTAGATTTATGGAGAATAAAAAACTTAAAAAAAGTATAACTAAATAAAGTATGATTTATTAATTTATGAAATAAATTAAAAAAGCTAATATAAAACGATAAAATCCGAAGAAATTTAATGAAATCTTATTAAGTATTTTAATCAGTTTATTAATTGATAGTAAAGAAATTATTAAAGATATAAAAAATGCACTTAAATAATATGGTATATAACTAATATTGATATTATTTATATTTTTTATTAAATCTAAACAAGATGCTCCTATTGTTAATGGAATGGAAGTAATAAAAGAGAAATCTATTGCAACAGAACGTTTTATACCTAATAATATTGCACTTCCTATAGTAGCACCTGATCTTGAAAATCCTGGGTATAAACATAATGCTTCAAAACATCCGATAATAAATGATTGTAAAAATTTTATATCATTAATAGAATTTATTGTAGATTTTTTAGGTTTTAAATTTTCAGAAACAATAAGAAAAAAACCTCCAATAATTAATGAGTACATAACATTTTTAGGATTAAATAATAATTTAATATTATTATAAAAAATAAAACCTAAAAATATTGTAGGTATAAGAGATATTAAAATATGTATATTTTTTGTTGTTTTTTTTCCTTTTTTAAATTTTATTAAATTTATTATTTTTTTAAAAAAAAACATTAATATTGCTATTGAAGATCCAAATTGAACAAATATTTTTAATATATCTGCATGTTTATTTGATACACCTAACCAATGACTAATAATAATTATATGTCCTGTTGATGAAATAGGAAGAAATTCTGTTATTCCCTCTACTATTCCAATAATCATAGAAATAATTGTTTGATATATATACATAAATTTTCTCTTTTTAAATAAAACGGTACTAAATAATAGCACCGTTTTTATTTTTTAGAAATTAATTATATAAAGACATAATTATTGTTTCACCAGCAATAATAGAACCTGATGATTTTTCTATTTTTTTAAATTTTTCCATATTAGATATTACTACAGGTGTTAAAATAGAACGTGCTGTTTTTTCCAATATATTTAAATCAAATAAGATAATAATATCTCCTATTTTTACTTTTTGATTATCTTTTGCTATTTGTTTAAAACCTTCTCCTTTTAGTTTTATTGTATCTATTCCAAAATGTACAAATAATTCAACTCCATCTTCTGATAGCACTGAAAAAGCATGTTTACTATCAAGTATTTTACCGATAGTTCCATTGATTGGTGATATTATTTTATTACCTGATGGTTTTATTGCAATACCATCACCTACGATTTTTTTTGCAAAAACTACATCTGGTACATCTTCAATATTGACTATTTCACCTGATACAGGTGCAAAAATATCTATTTTTTTTAAAGAATTAGATTTTTTACTATTAAAAAAATTCGATAAGAAACCCATTTTATTCTCCTAAGTACTTCTATCATTAAATTTTTTATATAAAAAAAATCAAATGACTCCTTAATTAAATGTATTTAATAAATTAAATATTTCTTGTGTTGTAGGCAAAGTTAATATTTTTTTAGCTAATTTTTGAGCTTTTAAAAAAGATATTTTTCGAATTGTTTCTTTGATTTTAGGAATACTTGTTGAACTCATACTAAACTCATCTAAACCCATACCTAATAAAAGAGCAGTAATGCGTTCATCTCCTGCTAATTCTCCACACATACCAGTCCATTTTCCGTCATTATGTGAAACATCAATAACTTTTTTAATTAATTTTAATACAGATGGACTTATAGGATTGTATAAATGTGAAATTAAATCATTACCTCTGTCAACAGCTAAAGTATATTGCGTTAA from Buchnera aphidicola (Aphis helianthi) includes:
- the rpoD gene encoding RNA polymerase sigma factor RpoD, translated to MEQNPKSQLKLLVTHGKEQGYLTYAEVNDHLPEDIIDSEQIDDIIQMINDMGIQVVEEAPDADDLILNEINTDTDEDAVEAVTQVLSSVESEIGRTTDPVRMYMREMGSVELLTREGEIDIAKRIEEGINQVQSSVSEYPEAITYLLEQYDRIKTGQIRLSDIVTGFVDPNAEEILPLSNNIHLRSELLDDDTNTEVHNQDEEDEDNEEDEENEDNEEDEENSIDPELANEKFSALREQYTNTSNTIKIKNRNHKDSLLEIYNLSEIFKQFRLVPKQFDHLVNNMRDMMERVRTQEKIIMKLCIEKCHMPKKNFMKIFLGNQNNIDWFIKEKNSKQPWSEKLQEVEEKIFTSIKKLTNIEKETGLTIKEVKDINKRMSIGEAKAKRAKKEMVEANLRLVISIAKKYTNRGLQFLDLIQEGNIGLMKAVDKFEYRRGYKFSTYATWWIRQAITRSIADQARTIRIPVHMIETINKLNRISRQILQETGREPTPEELSEKMLIPEDKIRKVLKIAKEPISMETPIGDDDDSHLGDFIEDTTLELPLDSATSESLRSATHDVLSGLTAREAKVLRMRFGIDMNTDHTLEEVGKQFDVTRERIRQIEAKALRKLRHPSRSEVLRSFLDD
- the rpsU gene encoding 30S ribosomal protein S21, translating into MPIIKVRENEPFDVALRRFKRSCEKAGILAEIRRREFYEKPTTERKRAKASAIKRLAKKLTRENSKRIRMY
- the dnaG gene encoding DNA primase, which translates into the protein MSGKIPKYFINDLLYRTNIVDLINTRIKLKKKGRNYQTNCPFHHDKTPSFTVSFEKQFYYCFGCNIHGNAIDFLINYENLTFIESIEELALIHGLLIPFEKNIISEKNDYFKKQKLYLLTDQISKLYQKNVILTNSACEYLIQRGISKNMMKYFYIGFSSFTWDLFSKKLNIKKEFEKELLDYKIISINKNNQIYDSFQGRIIFPIHDKYGRTVGFGGRTIKNISPKYINSTETNIFYKSEQIYGLYQVKKKNSKPKYLLVVEGYIDVIILTQNKIDYVVSSLGTSITKEQVKILFRNTDTVIYCYDGDNAGKNAAWRTLKITLPYISDKKTVKFIILPENEDPDTIIKKEGAENFQIRIQNALTMSKFFFKNILKGIDLSSNDDKFYLSVRALPLINCISSDTIRIYLRQILARIIGILDDYQFEKFLHQKKNNNKVLQYKSKQTQMQTLIALLVQNPNLSNLVTSINKFKHSKIKGIPIFLEILKTCLENPKFNTGQLLEFYRDSKIINILKTLSTLDHMIVEDKIQPMFLDLLKSIYKKNLEKRQEYLLAKERTNGLTIHEKKEIWSINKKIKNS
- a CDS encoding tRNA CCA-pyrophosphorylase — protein: MKIYLVGGAVRDKLLNLPIKDRDWVVVGATKEILLKKNFQQVGKDFPVFLHPDTHEEYALARKERKFGKGYTNFCTNFSSNITLEEDLVRRDLTINAIAQDKFGNYIDPYQGKIDLENRLLRHVSESFIEDPLRVLRTARFAAKLMHLGFRVAKETMLLMCEIVNKKELLYLTINRIWNETEKAFKTKNPHVYFQVLYSCKALNLIFPEIYFLYQKELFFTNIFNYLNNYFLSTGLSKISILTKDISIRFAYLFQFVSLNINYISNTKLYDKTSASIVKSFCNRLNVPIHIKEIVILSAGFYNFLHAINYQSSEDIISFFSKIDAWRKPDRIEKFAFLTDFNFFNNKLSNISNISLAPGLFLKKSFYVIQNISIKSILKKGFIGNQIKYELNRLRIKKLDLWRIKNLKKV
- the rfaE1 gene encoding D-glycero-beta-D-manno-heptose-7-phosphate kinase, with product MKKEIIDFNNALVLVVGDLILDCYWYSKNYYMLSEQSMPVALIKKIKNQPGGAGNVAKNIAEIGGQCKIIGLIGEDNEGIILDKLLKHIKIYSDLIIIKNTKTITKIRIISEKNQLMRLDFQEQYIFNNFNLLHEKIINSLKNYKVLVLSDYAKGTLLHIKKIINLAKKMSIHTLIDPKGVDFKKYSGASLLTPNLFEFEQIVGKCYEEKQILKRGIKLVSELDLSALLVTRSKNGMTLFQPEKKPIHFPAISKIASDVTGAGDTVISIIAASLATGYSLEESCFYANIGASIVIQKIGTETLNINELNTVLNM
- a CDS encoding undecaprenyl-diphosphate phosphatase, with protein sequence MYIYQTIISMIIGIVEGITEFLPISSTGHIIIISHWLGVSNKHADILKIFVQFGSSIAILMFFFKKIINLIKFKKGKKTTKNIHILISLIPTIFLGFIFYNNIKLLFNPKNVMYSLIIGGFFLIVSENLKPKKSTINSINDIKFLQSFIIGCFEALCLYPGFSRSGATIGSAILLGIKRSVAIDFSFITSIPLTIGASCLDLIKNINNINISYIPYYLSAFFISLIISLLSINKLIKILNKISLNFFGFYRFILAFLIYFIN
- the tsaD gene encoding tRNA (adenosine(37)-N6)-threonylcarbamoyltransferase complex transferase subunit TsaD; translated protein: MKVLGIETSCDDTGIAVYDNIQGLLINELYNQKRLHANYGGIVPELASREHANKIIFLIDKIFKKINVKKEIDLIAYTAGPGLSGSLLVGATFACSLGFSLNIPVLAVNHMEAHLLSPMLEYKSMKFPFIGLLVSGKHTQIIAAYKLGKYKILGTSLDDAAGEAFDKTAKLLGLKYPNGKELSNLAKKGVKSNLYFPRPMKNHSNLHFSFSGLKTFASNIIKNNILNFQQKANIAKAFEDAVIDILLIKTKKALLQQGWNNLVIAGGVSANKLLRKKSKIMMKEVFNGNTFYSSPQLCTDNGAMIAHLGSLHYNKTNISSLEIVIKPKWSLDNLSLSYNN
- the crr gene encoding PTS glucose transporter subunit IIA → MGFLSNFFNSKKSNSLKKIDIFAPVSGEIVNIEDVPDVVFAKKIVGDGIAIKPSGNKIISPINGTIGKILDSKHAFSVLSEDGVELFVHFGIDTIKLKGEGFKQIAKDNQKVKIGDIIILFDLNILEKTARSILTPVVISNMEKFKKIEKSSGSIIAGETIIMSLYN
- the ribB gene encoding 3,4-dihydroxy-2-butanone-4-phosphate synthase — translated: MNQKLLYEFGNPIQRVEKGILALKSGQGIIILDDENRENEGDLVFSCEKMTVEQMALAIRYGSGIVCLCITESKRKKLNLPMMVQNNTSTYRTGFTVTIEAAKGISTGVSAKDRLKTIKTAIADNAKPSDLNRPGHVFPLRGNTGGILARAGHTEAAIEIVSLAGFKPAGVICELTNKDGSMSRTPEIIKFSKAKNMTILTIKDLLLYMHKNHKKK